A part of Desulfobacterales bacterium genomic DNA contains:
- a CDS encoding NAD(P)-dependent oxidoreductase: MADLKGKTIIITGASRGIGRAMAVKFARDGANIVVAAKTAQPHPKLKGTIYDAAEEIEAAGGRALPFQVDIRLENQVDDMVQAALDRFGGIDVLVNNAGAISLSSVEKTPPNRYDLMQSVNSRGVFICSRAVLPFLKKSVNPHILTLSPPINLDMKWFKDHAPYTLSKYGMTMLSLGMSAEFNPYGIAVNCLWPRTIIATAAIEFAVGNRDLFKNCRKPDIMADAAYAIITTEKCALTGQSLIDEQVLREHGVKDIDRYAVEPGNKDALIPDLYL; this comes from the coding sequence ATGGCCGATTTAAAGGGAAAAACAATTATTATCACGGGCGCCAGTCGGGGCATCGGACGCGCCATGGCCGTAAAATTTGCCCGGGATGGGGCCAATATTGTGGTGGCGGCAAAAACCGCCCAGCCGCACCCCAAATTAAAAGGCACCATCTATGATGCGGCCGAAGAAATCGAGGCGGCCGGCGGCCGGGCTTTACCCTTTCAGGTGGATATCCGCCTTGAAAACCAGGTTGACGACATGGTGCAGGCGGCCCTTGATCGATTCGGCGGCATTGACGTGCTTGTGAACAATGCCGGGGCCATCAGCCTGAGCAGCGTGGAAAAAACGCCGCCGAACCGCTATGATCTGATGCAGTCGGTCAACTCCCGGGGGGTTTTTATCTGCTCGCGCGCGGTGCTGCCTTTTTTGAAAAAATCCGTCAACCCGCATATCCTCACCCTTTCACCACCGATCAATCTCGACATGAAGTGGTTTAAGGATCATGCGCCCTATACCCTTTCCAAATACGGCATGACCATGCTCAGCCTGGGCATGTCGGCCGAATTTAATCCCTATGGAATTGCGGTGAATTGCCTGTGGCCACGGACCATCATCGCCACCGCAGCCATCGAATTTGCCGTGGGCAACCGCGATCTTTTCAAAAATTGCCGCAAACCAGACATCATGGCCGACGCAGCCTATGCGATCATCACAACAGAAAAATGCGCCCTGACCGGACAGTCTCTGATTGATGAGCAAGTCCTCAGGGAACACGGGGTTAAAGATATTGACCGTTATGCCGTCGAACCCGGCAATAAGGACGCATTGATTCCCGATCTCTATTTGTAA
- a CDS encoding methyltransferase domain-containing protein has protein sequence MKNPSIPIRSKSRNDPYAESARLYGACLDPIIIRWKKKALKLWPPRKGMVVLDAGCGTGAQLNLYRYYGCSVFGVEISGGMIAAARKKFQGLLNMSQGNADRMPYRNQAFDLILLSMMLHEIPPDTRTAVLAETRRVLKDSGRILIIDYRAGRPNRPMGRLFKSVISLIEMAAGRPHYDNYRNFMETGGLTPLLKKHRLIVAGHDTAGRGNIGLNIVQKA, from the coding sequence ATGAAAAACCCCTCTATCCCTATTCGATCGAAATCCCGAAACGACCCTTATGCGGAAAGCGCGCGCCTATACGGTGCCTGCCTTGATCCCATCATCATCCGCTGGAAGAAAAAAGCCCTGAAGTTATGGCCGCCCCGAAAGGGTATGGTCGTCCTTGACGCGGGCTGCGGCACCGGGGCCCAATTAAATCTATACCGGTATTATGGGTGCAGCGTTTTCGGCGTTGAGATTTCAGGCGGTATGATTGCAGCGGCCCGGAAAAAATTTCAGGGTTTGCTGAATATGTCGCAAGGGAATGCCGACCGGATGCCCTATCGCAATCAAGCCTTCGACCTGATTCTGCTGTCCATGATGTTGCATGAAATCCCGCCGGATACCCGAACGGCCGTCCTGGCGGAGACCAGACGGGTCTTAAAGGACAGCGGCAGGATTTTAATTATCGATTATCGCGCCGGACGGCCGAACAGGCCCATGGGCCGGCTGTTTAAAAGCGTCATCTCATTGATTGAAATGGCAGCCGGACGGCCGCACTATGATAATTATCGGAATTTTATGGAAACCGGCGGACTGACGCCGCTTTTGAAAAAGCATCGGTTGATTGTCGCGGGCCATGACACCGCCGGCCGGGGGAATATCGGACTGAATATCGTGCAAAAGGCTTGA